Proteins encoded by one window of Pelmatolapia mariae isolate MD_Pm_ZW linkage group LG14, Pm_UMD_F_2, whole genome shotgun sequence:
- the kctd14 gene encoding BTB/POZ domain-containing protein KCTD14, which translates to MSLPDYKSTEKPPSSAAPNFHVVQLNVGGHLYTTTLSTLRKHSDSKLAELFSGPPKLRADTQGRYFIDRDGSHFGAILEFLRSEQLPKENIQEVHKEAVHYNIKPLIKRLEETPRLFGELVGRQQFLSRVPHYKENIEVLIRIARAEAIAARHSTIIICVLRTEEDLGFYDNAINSLEADKESVVTFGPWKAAPLVKDLLDCVKMDIESQGYRVSIQPHAVGKSLLSRSYDYFYQLTFTWW; encoded by the exons AATTTTCATGTTGTGCAGTTAAATGTCGGGGGTCACCTGTACACCACCACTCTGAGCACGCTCAGGAAGCACTCCGACTCCAAGCTGGCGGAGCTCTTCAGCGGACCGCCCAAACTGCGCGCTGACACACAGGGACGCTATTTCATCGACCGCGATGGGTCACACTTTGGAGCCATCCTGGAGTTCCTGAGATCAGAACAGCTGCCCAAGGAGAACATCCAGGAG GTTCACAAGGAGGCGGTCCACTACAACATCAAACCGCTGATCAAACGCTTGGAGGAGACTCCTCGGCTGTTTGGAGAGCTGGTGGGAAGGCAGCAGTTCCTCTCCAGAGTCCCACACTACAAGGAAAACATCGAG GTTCTGATTCGTATCGCCAGGGCCGAGGCCATCGCCGCACGCCACTCCACCATCATCATCTGCGTGCTGAGGACGGAGGAGGATTTGGGCTTCTATGATAATGCCATTAACAGCTTGGAGGCGGATAAGGAGTCGGTGGTGACGTTCGGGCCGTGGAAGGCCGCCCCGTTGGTCAAAGATCTGCTGGACTGTGTAAAGATGGACATCGAGAGCCAGGGCTACAGGGTGAGCATCCAGCCTCACGCCGTGGGGAAGAGCTTGCTGTCCAGGAGCTACGACTACTTTTATCAACTCACATTCACCTGGTGGTGA
- the LOC134641522 gene encoding uncharacterized protein LOC134641522, which yields MMRVLLLTSLLLTGARCKKDVFVYSTVGGDALLPCMVSSDCSAISWTFFNKGTDVRFVHEVVNGKVTADSDKSSRMTFTSNCSVSLRNLRVRDAGSYVCLRNDQPVTDVYLSLLTISSFSTFTDLQPGGILTLTCIFFTYYDAGSCKSYSKSVFGLSWVDEDGRKLPNNSRYSLTSHTRCNITLVTKLQKEDDNRRWRCLVNTTESSRAVFLDFRSAFLFQNNDDDSLNPSVTAMCQVKLPISRIVLCVALPIMVTIVAFFTWKSDRERAKASAESFMLHEIN from the exons ATGATGAGAGTCCTGCTGCTCACCAGTCTTCTCCTAACAG GTGCGAGGTGCAAAAAGGACGTGTTTGTGTACAGCACAGTTGGAGGAGACGCTCTTCTTCCATGCATGGTGTCCTCAGACTGCTCCGCCATCTCCTGGACCTTCTTTAACAAAGGCACAGACGTACGGTTCGTCCATGAGGTCGTCAATGGGAAGGTGACGGCCGATTCAGACAAATCCAGCCGTATGACCTTCACATCCAACTGCTCCGTCAGCCTCCGCAACCTCAGGGTGCGGGACGCTGGATCCTACGTCTGTCTGAGGAACGACCAGCCTGTCACTGACGTTTACCTCTCCCTCCTCACAATCTCGTCTTTCTCCACCTTCACCGACCTCCAGCCTGGAGGAATCCTCACCCTGACCTGCATCTTCTTCACTTATTATGATGCAGGGAGCTGCAAGTCATACTCAAAGAGCGTGTTCGGCCTGAGCTGGGTGGATGAGGATGGGAGAAAGCTGCCCAACAACAGCAG GTACAGCCTGACCAGCCACACTCGCTGCAACATCACGCTGGTGACAAAACTCCAGAAGGAAGAcgacaacaggaggtggagaTGTCTGGTGAACaccacagagagcagcagagcCGTGTTTCTGGACTTCAGGTCTGCCTTTTTGTTCCAAAATAATGATGACGACAGCCTGAATCCTTCGGTCACGGCGATGTGTCAGGTGAAGCTGCCCATCAGCCGCATCGTGCTCTGTGTGGCCCTCCCGATCATGGTGACCATAGTGGCATTCTTCACCTGGAAGTCGGACCGCGAGAGGGCCAAAGCATCAGCAGAATCCTTCATGCTCCACGAGATCAACTGA